A genomic window from Haladaptatus caseinilyticus includes:
- the mre11 gene encoding DNA double-strand break repair protein Mre11, giving the protein MTRVIHTGDTHIGYRQYHSPERRNDFLSAFDRVVDDAIEDDFDAVIHAGDLFHDRRPGLSDLHGTISVLRKLDRAGIPFLAIVGNHESTRGEQWLDLLETLGLATRLGAKPVSVGDTAFYGLDHVPESKRDDLEYEFEPHERDHAALVAHGLFTPFDFGNWDADVVLTESSISFDAMLLGDNHKPGKERVEGTWVTYCGSTERASASERDDRGYNIVTFDEDVAITRRGIETRDFEFISVELDREEGIDRVREVVREYDLDDSVALISIDGDGGDVTHARVEEFALDEGALVARVNDRREIESEDSDHSVSFADPDDAVRKRVRGMGLSETAHDVDEIVRASKVADSNVRSAVEEHVIDRISEGIEAFEPASEEGDADEGTDETTDVSANGQMKPEKETGDSAEASDASDPTDTAGETADAEADTAATADAGDSTDSTDSTDTSDSAGTAIDDQVSMEDYL; this is encoded by the coding sequence ATGACACGGGTGATTCACACGGGCGACACCCACATCGGGTATCGTCAGTACCATTCGCCCGAACGACGGAACGATTTCCTCTCCGCGTTCGACCGCGTCGTGGACGACGCAATCGAAGACGACTTCGACGCCGTCATCCACGCTGGCGATTTGTTTCACGACCGCCGACCTGGACTCTCCGACCTCCACGGAACGATTTCCGTTCTTCGGAAACTCGACCGTGCAGGGATACCGTTTCTCGCTATCGTCGGAAACCACGAGAGTACCCGCGGCGAGCAGTGGCTCGACCTCCTCGAAACCCTCGGGTTGGCGACCCGACTGGGTGCGAAACCGGTCTCAGTCGGCGACACAGCGTTTTACGGCTTGGACCACGTTCCCGAATCGAAGCGGGACGACCTCGAATACGAGTTCGAGCCCCACGAGCGGGACCATGCAGCGCTCGTCGCGCACGGACTGTTCACCCCGTTTGACTTCGGAAACTGGGACGCTGACGTCGTGCTTACCGAATCGTCGATATCGTTCGACGCGATGTTACTCGGCGATAACCACAAACCGGGAAAAGAGCGCGTCGAGGGGACGTGGGTCACGTACTGTGGTTCGACCGAGCGCGCGAGCGCGAGCGAGCGCGACGACCGTGGGTACAACATCGTCACGTTCGACGAGGACGTGGCGATTACTCGTCGGGGAATCGAAACCCGAGACTTCGAATTCATCTCGGTCGAGCTCGACCGAGAGGAGGGTATCGACCGCGTCCGCGAAGTCGTCCGGGAGTACGATCTCGACGATTCGGTCGCGCTGATTTCCATCGACGGTGACGGCGGAGACGTCACTCATGCGCGCGTCGAGGAGTTCGCATTGGACGAAGGGGCACTCGTCGCACGAGTCAACGACCGACGTGAAATCGAGTCGGAGGACAGTGACCATTCGGTTTCGTTCGCCGACCCGGACGACGCCGTCAGAAAACGGGTTCGTGGAATGGGTCTCAGCGAGACGGCCCACGACGTAGACGAAATCGTTCGAGCGAGCAAAGTTGCGGACTCGAACGTTCGGAGCGCAGTCGAAGAACACGTCATCGACCGTATCTCGGAGGGGATCGAAGCGTTCGAACCCGCTTCCGAGGAGGGGGATGCGGACGAAGGAACCGACGAAACGACTGACGTAAGCGCCAACGGACAAATGAAGCCCGAAAAAGAAACAGGCGACTCCGCAGAAGCATCCGATGCATCGGACCCCACCGATACGGCCGGTGAAACGGCGGATGCAGAGGCGGACACGGCTGCGACGGCGGACGCCGGAGATTCCACCGACAGCACCGACAGCACCGACACCTCGGATTCAGCGGGCACGGCTATCGATGACCAAGTCTCGATGGAGGATTACCTGTGA
- a CDS encoding MarR family transcriptional regulator — MSVPELSQSNNSRLQDADSTEVVRDLPPSAKLVAKVLEYNETMSQSDLADETLLPPRTVRYALNRLEEEDLVDSRFSFSDARKRLYSLDVE; from the coding sequence ATGAGTGTGCCAGAGCTATCCCAGTCGAACAATAGTCGGTTACAGGACGCGGATTCGACCGAGGTCGTCCGTGACCTTCCACCGAGTGCAAAGCTAGTCGCAAAAGTATTGGAATACAACGAGACGATGTCCCAGAGTGACCTCGCGGACGAAACGCTCCTTCCGCCGCGTACCGTCCGCTATGCGCTGAACCGTCTCGAAGAAGAAGACCTCGTGGACTCGCGGTTTTCGTTCTCGGACGCCCGAAAACGCCTCTACTCCCTCGACGTCGAATAG